One region of Polypterus senegalus isolate Bchr_013 chromosome 11, ASM1683550v1, whole genome shotgun sequence genomic DNA includes:
- the LOC120539317 gene encoding uncharacterized protein LOC120539317 isoform X4: MARLTFLILAFFSLPQFQRAEVVTDFSKCQDFFYKKTAPAGFDQNLIKICQKYKDLYRYATLYSTFHRIPIYSAYKFNFTCGTNTEGRRATWFIERQLSDPSDSRDYMDLPRNDREILKQKQAIDRFYENTNYDRGHLNPNNFQCNDGRIATFTLTNAVPMDACFNRVHWKEYEDETRNVLEAFSNKGIAYLVSGGVPSTNKIPIRKIDETEEQRDFSMVTVPRYIWTAVCFEADDPTESFSFGYLGSNKPDAVIEPMKILELEEYLQALYENPSLNIFQDDCGASTQNSQNILRNLEKKIFLPQKGRSMYSDSAPEVRSIWDATVSRKRHRASSQEPVGHKRIVKMEMDLSFDNLNEWQINNEIFKEQSKFSCVLMSGHLTASVHSYHHIQHRSDNKLICALVPEKSSYASDVTADGTRCLEGKICSVSCLTENGIKPCCTSSCLYDYESKLFICSSGNQCVICSPQYSTITQSGKSCKNSECATRGEKKYWCYTDGKVKEYCNPPPVPANLGPLACLVNTDKWLTFTADNGKLWCSKNCKGDACKIGVESEYDDALCKYKASFSKSGNILLQDRRGMYLCRSPENSTQYIQATKHHPDASCEFEVSVMNGKVLFKADNGKMLSRIFHDLSDNIEAEKNSPDVFCKFTVSTGVDNVGPLACYIDTEKLVTFVADNGKFWCNTICKDDTCRIQVDEKYDDTQCKYKVSQARSGKILLQDRRGMYLCRSPEYSIQYIQAAKHHPDASCEFEVSEMDGKVLFKADNGKMLSRILRGSQDNIEAEKASPDVFCKFTVQSGGNTGGNTGRDTGVDNVSSLANIIGSEKWLTIVADNGKYWCNNLCTQVACRIQVVETYDELRCRYKVSHARNGKILLQDMRGMYLCRSPEYSIQYIQAAKHHPDASCEFEVSEMDGKVLFKADNGKMLSRILRGSQDNIEAEKASPDVFCKFTVQSGGNTGGNTGRDTGVDNVSSLANIIGSEKWLTIVADNGKYWCNNLCTQVACIIQVVETYDELRCRYKASHTRSGKILLQDRLGMYLCRSPKYSIQYIQAAKHHPDASCEFEVSEMDGKVLFKADNGKMLSRILRGSQDNIEAEKASPDVFCKFTVQSGGNTGRDTGVDNVSSLANIIGSEKWLTIVADNGKYWCNNLCTQVACRIQVVETYDELRCRYKASHTRSGKILLQDRLGMYLCRSPEYSIQYIQAAKHHPDASCEFEVSEMDGKVLFKADNGKMLSRILRGSGQH; this comes from the exons CTCTCAGACCCAAGTGATTCTCGTGATTATATGGATCTCCCACGAAATGACAGAgaaattctaaaacaaaaacaagctatTGATCGCTTTTATGAAAACACAAACTATGACCGGGGTCAtttaaatccaaataattttCAGTGCAATGATGGGAGGATTGCAACTTTCACTCTCACAAATGCAGTGCCGATGGATGCCTGCTTTAAtcgagttcactggaaagagtatgAAGATGAAACTCGGAATGTTCTTGAAGCTTTCAGCAATAAAGGAATCGCTTATCTTGTGTCTGGAGGAGTGCCTTCAACGAATAAGATTCCCATTCGAAAGATAGATGAGACAGAAGAGCAAAGAGATTTCTCCATGGTGACTGTTCCTAGGTATATATGGACTGCTGTATGCTTTGAGGCTGATGATCCCACTGAGTCTTTTTCTTTTGGTTACTTGGGTAGCAACAAGCCTGATGCCGTTATTGAGCCAATGAAAATCCTAGAACTTGAGGAATATTTACAAGCACTCTATGAGAATCCATCTCTAAACATTTTTCAAGATGATTGTGGTGCCTCTACTCAGAATTCTCAGAATATTCTAAGAAACCTAGAAAAAAAGATCTTTCTGCCACAAAAAGGAAGAAGCATGTACTCCGATTCTGCACCAGAAGTAAGAAGTATATGGGATGCTACTGTTTCGAGAAAGCGGCACAGAGCATCAAGCCAAGAACCAGTTGGACATAAGAGAATAGTAAAAATGGAAATGGACTTATCTTTTGATAATTTAAATGAATGGcagataaataatgaaatattcaagGAGCAGTcaaaattttcttgtgttttaatgaGTGGCCATCTCACAGCATCAGTTCATAGTTATCATCATATTCAGCATCGCTCAGACAACAAACTAATTTGTGCGCTTGTTCCTGAGAAATCAAGCTATGCGTCAGATGTTACTGCTGATGGGACAAGGTGCCTGGAAGGGAAAATATGTTCTGTCTCATGTCTAACAGAAAATGGCATTAAACCATGTTGTACATCATCATGTCTATATGACTATGAGAGCAAGTTATTCATATGTTCTTCTGGAAATCAGTGTGTTATCTGTTCTCCTCAATACTCCACCATAACCCAATCTGGAAAATCTTGCAAAAACAGTGAGTGTGCCACTCGAGGTGAAAAGAAATACTGGTGTTACACAGATGGTAAAGTAAAGGAATACTGTAATCCACCTCCTGTACCAG CCAATTTAGGCCCTCTGGCATGCCTTGTTAACACAGATAAATGGTTAACCTTCACAGCAGACAATGGAAAGTTGTGGTGCAGCAAGAATTGTAAAGGTGATGCTTGTAAAATTGGGGTGGAGAGCGAATATGATGATGCACTCTGCAAGTACAAAGCATCATTTAGTAAGAGTGGCAACATTCTGCTGCAGGACAGACGGGGTATGTACCTCTGCAGAAGTCCAGAGAATTCCACTCAATACATCCAAGCTACTAAGCACCATCCTGATGCCTCCTGTGAATTTGAAGTCTCTGTAATGAATGGAAAGGTGCTCTTCAAAGCTGATAATGGCAAGATGCTAAGCAGAATCTTCCATGATTTGTCCGACAACAtagaggcagaaaaaaattcCCCAGATGTGTTCTGCAAGTTTACTGTCAGTACTGGAG TGGACAATGTAGGCCCACTGGCATGTTACATTGATACAGAGAAACTGGTAACATTTGTGGCTGATAATGGAAAGTTTTGGTGCAACACCATTTGTAAAGATGACACGTGTAGAATTCAGGTGGATGAAAAATATGACGACACACAGTGCAAGTATAAGGTATCTCAGGCCAGGAGTGGCAAGATTCTGCTGCAGGACAGACGGGGTATGTACCTCTGCAGAAGTCCAGAGTATTCCATTCAATACATTCAAGCTGCAAAGCACCACCCTGATGCCTCCTGCGAATTTGAAGTTTCTGAGATGGATGGAAAGGTGCTCTTCAAAGCTGACAATGGCAAGATGCTAAGCAGAATCCTTCGGGGCTCGCAGGACAACATTGAGGCAGAAAAAGCTTCTCCAGATGTGTTCTGCAAATTTACTGTCCAGAGTGGAG GTAACACTGGAGGTAACACTGGACGTGACACTGGAG TGGACAATGTGAGTTCTTTGGCAAATATTATTGGTTCAGAGAAATGGCTAACAATTGTGGCTGATAATGGAAAGTACTGGTGCAACAATCTTTGTACACAAGTAGCATGTAGAATTCAAGTGGTTGAAACCTATGATGAACTACGCTGCAGGTATAAAGTGTCTCACGCCAGGAATGGTAAGATTCTGCTGCAGGATATGCGGGGTATGTACCTCTGCAGAAGTCCGGAGTATTCCATTCAATACATCCAAGCTGCAAAGCACCACCCTGATGCCTCCTGCGAATTTGAAGTTTCTGAGATGGATGGAAAGGTGCTCTTCAAAGCTGACAATGGCAAGATGCTAAGCAGAATCCTTCGGGGCTCGCAGGACAACATTGAGGCAGAAAAAGCTTCTCCAGATGTGTTCTGCAAATTTACTGTCCAGAGTGGAGGGAACACTGGAGGTAACACTGGACGTGACACTGGAG TGGACAATGTGAGTTCTTTGGCAAATATTATTGGTTCAGAGAAATGGCTAACAATTGTGGCTGATAATGGAAAGTACTGGTGCAACAATCTTTGTACACAAGTAGCATGTATAATTCAAGTGGTTGAAACCTATGATGAACTACGCTGCAGGTATAAAGCGTCTCACACCAGGAGTGGCAAGATTCTGCTGCAGGACAGATTGGGTATGTACCTCTGTAGAAGTCCGAAGTATTCCATTCAATACATCCAAGCTGCAAAGCACCACCCTGATGCCTCCTGCGAATTTGAAGTTTCTGAGATGGATGGAAAGGTGCTCTTCAAAGCTGACAATGGCAAGATGCTAAGCAGAATCCTTCGGGGCTCGCAGGACAACATTGAGGCAGAAAAAGCTTCTCCAGATGTGTTCTGCAAATTTACTGTCCAGAGTGGAGGTAACACTGGACGTGACACTGGAG TGGACAATGTGAGTTCTTTGGCAAATATTATTGGTTCAGAGAAATGGCTAACAATTGTGGCTGATAATGGAAAGTACTGGTGCAACAATCTTTGTACACAAGTAGCATGTAGAATTCAAGTGGTTGAAACCTATGATGAACTACGCTGCAGGTATAAAGCGTCTCACACCAGGAGTGGCAAGATTCTGCTGCAGGACAGATTGGGTATGTACCTCTGTAGAAGTCCGGAGTATTCCATTCAATACATCCAAGCTGCAAAGCACCACCCTGATGCCTCCTGCGAATTTGAAGTTTCTGAGATGGATGGAAAGGTGCTCTTCAAAGCTGACAATGGCAAGATGCTAAGCAGAATCCTTCGGGGCTCAGGACAACATTGA
- the LOC120539317 gene encoding uncharacterized protein LOC120539317 isoform X3 — translation MARLTFLILAFFSLPQFQRAEVVTDFSKCQDFFYKKTAPAGFDQNLIKICQKYKDLYRYATLYSTFHRIPIYSAYKFNFTCGTNTEGRRATWFIERQLSDPSDSRDYMDLPRNDREILKQKQAIDRFYENTNYDRGHLNPNNFQCNDGRIATFTLTNAVPMDACFNRVHWKEYEDETRNVLEAFSNKGIAYLVSGGVPSTNKIPIRKIDETEEQRDFSMVTVPRYIWTAVCFEADDPTESFSFGYLGSNKPDAVIEPMKILELEEYLQALYENPSLNIFQDDCGASTQNSQNILRNLEKKIFLPQKGRSMYSDSAPEVRSIWDATVSRKRHRASSQEPVGHKRIVKMEMDLSFDNLNEWQINNEIFKEQSKFSCVLMSGHLTASVHSYHHIQHRSDNKLICALVPEKSSYASDVTADGTRCLEGKICSVSCLTENGIKPCCTSSCLYDYESKLFICSSGNQCVICSPQYSTITQSGKSCKNSECATRGEKKYWCYTDGKVKEYCNPPPVPANLGPLACLVNTDKWLTFTADNGKLWCSKNCKGDACKIGVESEYDDALCKYKASFSKSGNILLQDRRGMYLCRSPENSTQYIQATKHHPDASCEFEVSVMNGKVLFKADNGKMLSRIFHDLSDNIEAEKNSPDVFCKFTVSTGVDNVGPLACYIDTEKLVTFVADNGKFWCNTICKDDTCRIQVDEKYDDTQCKYKVSQARSGKILLQDRRGMYLCRSPEYSIQYIQAAKHHPDASCEFEVSEMDGKVLFKADNGKMLSRILRGSQDNIEAEKASPDVFCKFTVQSGGNTGGNTGRDTGVDNVSSLANIIGSEKWLTIVADNGKYWCNNLCTQVACRIQVVETYDELRCRYKVSHARNGKILLQDMRGMYLCRSPEYSIQYIQAAKHHPDASCEFEVSEMDGKVLFKADNGKMLSRILRGSQDNIEAEKASPDVFCKFTVQSGGNTGGNTGRDTGVDNVSSLANIIGSEKWLTIVADNGKYWCNNLCTQVACIIQVVETYDELRCRYKASHTRSGKILLQDRLGMYLCRSPKYSIQYIQAAKHHPDASCEFEVSEMDGKVLFKADNGKMLSRILRGSQDNIEAEKASPDVFCKFTVQSGGNTGRDTGVKHESPLIYSIVSNNWITIVADNGKYWCNKLCTQVACRIQVVETYDELRCRYKASHARNGKILLQDMRGMYLCRIPKYSIQYIQAAKHHPDASCEFEVSEMDGKVLFKADNGKMLSRILRGWDDNIEAEKASPDFFCKFTVNTGAQRRRRAIDSAPSGFSAAELTTP, via the exons CTCTCAGACCCAAGTGATTCTCGTGATTATATGGATCTCCCACGAAATGACAGAgaaattctaaaacaaaaacaagctatTGATCGCTTTTATGAAAACACAAACTATGACCGGGGTCAtttaaatccaaataattttCAGTGCAATGATGGGAGGATTGCAACTTTCACTCTCACAAATGCAGTGCCGATGGATGCCTGCTTTAAtcgagttcactggaaagagtatgAAGATGAAACTCGGAATGTTCTTGAAGCTTTCAGCAATAAAGGAATCGCTTATCTTGTGTCTGGAGGAGTGCCTTCAACGAATAAGATTCCCATTCGAAAGATAGATGAGACAGAAGAGCAAAGAGATTTCTCCATGGTGACTGTTCCTAGGTATATATGGACTGCTGTATGCTTTGAGGCTGATGATCCCACTGAGTCTTTTTCTTTTGGTTACTTGGGTAGCAACAAGCCTGATGCCGTTATTGAGCCAATGAAAATCCTAGAACTTGAGGAATATTTACAAGCACTCTATGAGAATCCATCTCTAAACATTTTTCAAGATGATTGTGGTGCCTCTACTCAGAATTCTCAGAATATTCTAAGAAACCTAGAAAAAAAGATCTTTCTGCCACAAAAAGGAAGAAGCATGTACTCCGATTCTGCACCAGAAGTAAGAAGTATATGGGATGCTACTGTTTCGAGAAAGCGGCACAGAGCATCAAGCCAAGAACCAGTTGGACATAAGAGAATAGTAAAAATGGAAATGGACTTATCTTTTGATAATTTAAATGAATGGcagataaataatgaaatattcaagGAGCAGTcaaaattttcttgtgttttaatgaGTGGCCATCTCACAGCATCAGTTCATAGTTATCATCATATTCAGCATCGCTCAGACAACAAACTAATTTGTGCGCTTGTTCCTGAGAAATCAAGCTATGCGTCAGATGTTACTGCTGATGGGACAAGGTGCCTGGAAGGGAAAATATGTTCTGTCTCATGTCTAACAGAAAATGGCATTAAACCATGTTGTACATCATCATGTCTATATGACTATGAGAGCAAGTTATTCATATGTTCTTCTGGAAATCAGTGTGTTATCTGTTCTCCTCAATACTCCACCATAACCCAATCTGGAAAATCTTGCAAAAACAGTGAGTGTGCCACTCGAGGTGAAAAGAAATACTGGTGTTACACAGATGGTAAAGTAAAGGAATACTGTAATCCACCTCCTGTACCAG CCAATTTAGGCCCTCTGGCATGCCTTGTTAACACAGATAAATGGTTAACCTTCACAGCAGACAATGGAAAGTTGTGGTGCAGCAAGAATTGTAAAGGTGATGCTTGTAAAATTGGGGTGGAGAGCGAATATGATGATGCACTCTGCAAGTACAAAGCATCATTTAGTAAGAGTGGCAACATTCTGCTGCAGGACAGACGGGGTATGTACCTCTGCAGAAGTCCAGAGAATTCCACTCAATACATCCAAGCTACTAAGCACCATCCTGATGCCTCCTGTGAATTTGAAGTCTCTGTAATGAATGGAAAGGTGCTCTTCAAAGCTGATAATGGCAAGATGCTAAGCAGAATCTTCCATGATTTGTCCGACAACAtagaggcagaaaaaaattcCCCAGATGTGTTCTGCAAGTTTACTGTCAGTACTGGAG TGGACAATGTAGGCCCACTGGCATGTTACATTGATACAGAGAAACTGGTAACATTTGTGGCTGATAATGGAAAGTTTTGGTGCAACACCATTTGTAAAGATGACACGTGTAGAATTCAGGTGGATGAAAAATATGACGACACACAGTGCAAGTATAAGGTATCTCAGGCCAGGAGTGGCAAGATTCTGCTGCAGGACAGACGGGGTATGTACCTCTGCAGAAGTCCAGAGTATTCCATTCAATACATTCAAGCTGCAAAGCACCACCCTGATGCCTCCTGCGAATTTGAAGTTTCTGAGATGGATGGAAAGGTGCTCTTCAAAGCTGACAATGGCAAGATGCTAAGCAGAATCCTTCGGGGCTCGCAGGACAACATTGAGGCAGAAAAAGCTTCTCCAGATGTGTTCTGCAAATTTACTGTCCAGAGTGGAG GTAACACTGGAGGTAACACTGGACGTGACACTGGAG TGGACAATGTGAGTTCTTTGGCAAATATTATTGGTTCAGAGAAATGGCTAACAATTGTGGCTGATAATGGAAAGTACTGGTGCAACAATCTTTGTACACAAGTAGCATGTAGAATTCAAGTGGTTGAAACCTATGATGAACTACGCTGCAGGTATAAAGTGTCTCACGCCAGGAATGGTAAGATTCTGCTGCAGGATATGCGGGGTATGTACCTCTGCAGAAGTCCGGAGTATTCCATTCAATACATCCAAGCTGCAAAGCACCACCCTGATGCCTCCTGCGAATTTGAAGTTTCTGAGATGGATGGAAAGGTGCTCTTCAAAGCTGACAATGGCAAGATGCTAAGCAGAATCCTTCGGGGCTCGCAGGACAACATTGAGGCAGAAAAAGCTTCTCCAGATGTGTTCTGCAAATTTACTGTCCAGAGTGGAGGGAACACTGGAGGTAACACTGGACGTGACACTGGAG TGGACAATGTGAGTTCTTTGGCAAATATTATTGGTTCAGAGAAATGGCTAACAATTGTGGCTGATAATGGAAAGTACTGGTGCAACAATCTTTGTACACAAGTAGCATGTATAATTCAAGTGGTTGAAACCTATGATGAACTACGCTGCAGGTATAAAGCGTCTCACACCAGGAGTGGCAAGATTCTGCTGCAGGACAGATTGGGTATGTACCTCTGTAGAAGTCCGAAGTATTCCATTCAATACATCCAAGCTGCAAAGCACCACCCTGATGCCTCCTGCGAATTTGAAGTTTCTGAGATGGATGGAAAGGTGCTCTTCAAAGCTGACAATGGCAAGATGCTAAGCAGAATCCTTCGGGGCTCGCAGGACAACATTGAGGCAGAAAAAGCTTCTCCAGATGTGTTCTGCAAATTTACTGTCCAGAGTGGAGGTAACACTGGACGTGACACTGGAG TTAAACATGAAAGtccattgatatacagtattgtttCAAATAACTGGATAACAATTGTGGCTGATAATGGAAAGTACTGGTGCAACAAGCTTTGTACACAAGTAGCATGTAGAATTCAAGTGGTTGAAACCTATGATGAACTACGCTGCAGGTATAAAGCGTCTCACGCCAGGAATGGTAAGATTCTGCTGCAGGATATGCGGGGTATGTACCTCTGTAGAATTCCTAAGTATTCCATTCAATACATCCAAGCTGCAAAGCACCACCCTGATGCCTCCTGCGAATTTGAAGTTTCTGAGATGGATGGAAAGGTGCTCTTCAAAGCTGACAATGGCAAGATGCTAAGCAGAATTCTTCGGGGCTGGGATGACAACATTGAGGCAGAAAAAGCTTCCCCAGATTTTTTCTGCAAATTTACTGTCAACACTGGGG
- the LOC120539317 gene encoding uncharacterized protein LOC120539317 isoform X2 translates to MARLTFLILAFFSLPQFQRAEVVTDFSKCQDFFYKKTAPAGFDQNLIKICQKYKDLYRYATLYSTFHRIPIYSAYKFNFTCGTNTEGRRATWFIERQLSDPSDSRDYMDLPRNDREILKQKQAIDRFYENTNYDRGHLNPNNFQCNDGRIATFTLTNAVPMDACFNRVHWKEYEDETRNVLEAFSNKGIAYLVSGGVPSTNKIPIRKIDETEEQRDFSMVTVPRYIWTAVCFEADDPTESFSFGYLGSNKPDAVIEPMKILELEEYLQALYENPSLNIFQDDCGASTQNSQNILRNLEKKIFLPQKGRSMYSDSAPEVRSIWDATVSRKRHRASSQEPVGHKRIVKMEMDLSFDNLNEWQINNEIFKEQSKFSCVLMSGHLTASVHSYHHIQHRSDNKLICALVPEKSSYASDVTADGTRCLEGKICSVSCLTENGIKPCCTSSCLYDYESKLFICSSGNQCVICSPQYSTITQSGKSCKNSECATRGEKKYWCYTDGKVKEYCNPPPVPANLGPLACLVNTDKWLTFTADNGKLWCSKNCKGDACKIGVESEYDDALCKYKASFSKSGNILLQDRRGMYLCRSPENSTQYIQATKHHPDASCEFEVSVMNGKVLFKADNGKMLSRIFHDLSDNIEAEKNSPDVFCKFTVSTGVDNVGPLACYIDTEKLVTFVADNGKFWCNTICKDDTCRIQVDEKYDDTQCKYKVSQARSGKILLQDRRGMYLCRSPEYSIQYIQAAKHHPDASCEFEVSEMDGKVLFKADNGKMLSRILRGSQDNIEAEKASPDVFCKFTVQSGGNTGGNTGRDTGVDNVSSLANIIGSEKWLTIVADNGKYWCNNLCTQVACIIQVVETYDELRCRYKASHTRSGKILLQDRLGMYLCRSPKYSIQYIQAAKHHPDASCEFEVSEMDGKVLFKADNGKMLSRILRGSQDNIEAEKASPDVFCKFTVQSGDNTGRDTGRDTGVDNVSSLANIIGSEKWLTIVADNGKYWCNNLCTQVACRIQVVETYDELRCRYKASHARNGKILLQDMRGMYLCRSPDYFIQYIQIEYIQTAKHHPDASCEFEVSEMDGKVLFKADNGKMLSRILRGWDDNIEAEKASPDVFCKFTVQSGGSTGRDTGVKHESPLIYSIVSNNWITIVADNGKYWCNKLCTQVACRIQVVETYDELRCRYKASHARNGKILLQDMRGMYLCRIPKYSIQYIQAAKHHPDASCEFEVSEMDGKVLFKADNGKMLSRILRGWDDNIEAEKASPDFFCKFTVNTGAQRRRRAIDSAPSGFSAAELTTP, encoded by the exons CTCTCAGACCCAAGTGATTCTCGTGATTATATGGATCTCCCACGAAATGACAGAgaaattctaaaacaaaaacaagctatTGATCGCTTTTATGAAAACACAAACTATGACCGGGGTCAtttaaatccaaataattttCAGTGCAATGATGGGAGGATTGCAACTTTCACTCTCACAAATGCAGTGCCGATGGATGCCTGCTTTAAtcgagttcactggaaagagtatgAAGATGAAACTCGGAATGTTCTTGAAGCTTTCAGCAATAAAGGAATCGCTTATCTTGTGTCTGGAGGAGTGCCTTCAACGAATAAGATTCCCATTCGAAAGATAGATGAGACAGAAGAGCAAAGAGATTTCTCCATGGTGACTGTTCCTAGGTATATATGGACTGCTGTATGCTTTGAGGCTGATGATCCCACTGAGTCTTTTTCTTTTGGTTACTTGGGTAGCAACAAGCCTGATGCCGTTATTGAGCCAATGAAAATCCTAGAACTTGAGGAATATTTACAAGCACTCTATGAGAATCCATCTCTAAACATTTTTCAAGATGATTGTGGTGCCTCTACTCAGAATTCTCAGAATATTCTAAGAAACCTAGAAAAAAAGATCTTTCTGCCACAAAAAGGAAGAAGCATGTACTCCGATTCTGCACCAGAAGTAAGAAGTATATGGGATGCTACTGTTTCGAGAAAGCGGCACAGAGCATCAAGCCAAGAACCAGTTGGACATAAGAGAATAGTAAAAATGGAAATGGACTTATCTTTTGATAATTTAAATGAATGGcagataaataatgaaatattcaagGAGCAGTcaaaattttcttgtgttttaatgaGTGGCCATCTCACAGCATCAGTTCATAGTTATCATCATATTCAGCATCGCTCAGACAACAAACTAATTTGTGCGCTTGTTCCTGAGAAATCAAGCTATGCGTCAGATGTTACTGCTGATGGGACAAGGTGCCTGGAAGGGAAAATATGTTCTGTCTCATGTCTAACAGAAAATGGCATTAAACCATGTTGTACATCATCATGTCTATATGACTATGAGAGCAAGTTATTCATATGTTCTTCTGGAAATCAGTGTGTTATCTGTTCTCCTCAATACTCCACCATAACCCAATCTGGAAAATCTTGCAAAAACAGTGAGTGTGCCACTCGAGGTGAAAAGAAATACTGGTGTTACACAGATGGTAAAGTAAAGGAATACTGTAATCCACCTCCTGTACCAG CCAATTTAGGCCCTCTGGCATGCCTTGTTAACACAGATAAATGGTTAACCTTCACAGCAGACAATGGAAAGTTGTGGTGCAGCAAGAATTGTAAAGGTGATGCTTGTAAAATTGGGGTGGAGAGCGAATATGATGATGCACTCTGCAAGTACAAAGCATCATTTAGTAAGAGTGGCAACATTCTGCTGCAGGACAGACGGGGTATGTACCTCTGCAGAAGTCCAGAGAATTCCACTCAATACATCCAAGCTACTAAGCACCATCCTGATGCCTCCTGTGAATTTGAAGTCTCTGTAATGAATGGAAAGGTGCTCTTCAAAGCTGATAATGGCAAGATGCTAAGCAGAATCTTCCATGATTTGTCCGACAACAtagaggcagaaaaaaattcCCCAGATGTGTTCTGCAAGTTTACTGTCAGTACTGGAG TGGACAATGTAGGCCCACTGGCATGTTACATTGATACAGAGAAACTGGTAACATTTGTGGCTGATAATGGAAAGTTTTGGTGCAACACCATTTGTAAAGATGACACGTGTAGAATTCAGGTGGATGAAAAATATGACGACACACAGTGCAAGTATAAGGTATCTCAGGCCAGGAGTGGCAAGATTCTGCTGCAGGACAGACGGGGTATGTACCTCTGCAGAAGTCCAGAGTATTCCATTCAATACATTCAAGCTGCAAAGCACCACCCTGATGCCTCCTGCGAATTTGAAGTTTCTGAGATGGATGGAAAGGTGCTCTTCAAAGCTGACAATGGCAAGATGCTAAGCAGAATCCTTCGGGGCTCGCAGGACAACATTGAGGCAGAAAAAGCTTCTCCAGATGTGTTCTGCAAATTTACTGTCCAGAGTGGAG GGAACACTGGAGGTAACACTGGACGTGACACTGGAG TGGACAATGTGAGTTCTTTGGCAAATATTATTGGTTCAGAGAAATGGCTAACAATTGTGGCTGATAATGGAAAGTACTGGTGCAACAATCTTTGTACACAAGTAGCATGTATAATTCAAGTGGTTGAAACCTATGATGAACTACGCTGCAGGTATAAAGCGTCTCACACCAGGAGTGGCAAGATTCTGCTGCAGGACAGATTGGGTATGTACCTCTGTAGAAGTCCGAAGTATTCCATTCAATACATCCAAGCTGCAAAGCACCACCCTGATGCCTCCTGCGAATTTGAAGTTTCTGAGATGGATGGAAAGGTGCTCTTCAAAGCTGACAATGGCAAGATGCTAAGCAGAATCCTTCGGGGCTCGCAGGACAACATTGAGGCAGAAAAAGCTTCTCCAGATGTGTTCTGCAAATTTACTGTCCAGAGTGGAG ATAACACTGGACGTGACACTGGACGTGACACTGGAG TGGACAATGTGAGTTCTTTGGCAAATATTATTGGTTCAGAGAAATGGCTAACAATTGTGGCTGATAATGGAAAGTACTGGTGCAACAATCTTTGTACACAAGTAGCATGTAGAATTCAAGTGGTTGAAACCTATGATGAACTACGCTGCAGGTATAAAGCGTCTCACGCCAGGAATGGTAAGATTCTGCTGCAGGATATGCGGGGTATGTACCTCTGTAGAAGTCCGGATTATTTCATTCAATACATCCAAATTGAATACATCCAAACTGCAAAGCATCACCCTGATGCCTCCTGCGAATTTGAAGTTTCTGAGATGGATGGAAAGGTGCTCTTTAAAGCTGACAATGGCAAGATGCTAAGCAGAATTCTTCGGGGCTGGGATGACAACATTGAGGCAGAAAAAGCTTCTCCAGATGTGTTCTGCAAATTTACTGTCCAGAGTGGAGGTAGCACTGGACGTGACACTGGAG TTAAACATGAAAGtccattgatatacagtattgtttCAAATAACTGGATAACAATTGTGGCTGATAATGGAAAGTACTGGTGCAACAAGCTTTGTACACAAGTAGCATGTAGAATTCAAGTGGTTGAAACCTATGATGAACTACGCTGCAGGTATAAAGCGTCTCACGCCAGGAATGGTAAGATTCTGCTGCAGGATATGCGGGGTATGTACCTCTGTAGAATTCCTAAGTATTCCATTCAATACATCCAAGCTGCAAAGCACCACCCTGATGCCTCCTGCGAATTTGAAGTTTCTGAGATGGATGGAAAGGTGCTCTTCAAAGCTGACAATGGCAAGATGCTAAGCAGAATTCTTCGGGGCTGGGATGACAACATTGAGGCAGAAAAAGCTTCCCCAGATTTTTTCTGCAAATTTACTGTCAACACTGGGG